The following nucleotide sequence is from Pirellulales bacterium.
GATCGAGCGGGCGGATCGGCACGGATACTGCAAGCAAAGGTTACGAGAGCGCAGACGGATACAGGGATCTCGATGATGCGAATTGGGGAGATTTGAGGTATCCTGTTAGCGGATCGAAGTGCGAAATAGAATTAACTGGTTGGATCATTCCTCAAAATTTTTGCGGTATTCTATGTTTCGAGTGACTCGCGAGATCGATTTTTGTTACGGCCATCGTCTGCTGGACTACAGCGGTAAATGCCGGCATTTGCATGGTCACAATGGCCGGGCGGTAATTGTCATTGAATCGGAAAGCCTCGACCAGCGCGGCATGGTTTTGGATTTTTCTGACATCAAACGTGTCGTGAGCCACTGGATTGATGAAAATCTTGACCATCGCATGATTTTGCGGCGCGACGATCCAGCGGCCCAGGCACTAGAAAAGTTGGGCGAGCCATTGTACCTCATCCACGAAAATCCGACCGCCGAAAACATCGCCAAACTGATCTTCGAATTCACGCGTGGTCAGGGGTTTCCGATTGTCGAGGCGCATCTGTGGGAAACTCCAAGCTGCTTTGCAACATATCGGGCCTAGCGGTGATTTGTCAGTGGTCGATGGTGGGT
It contains:
- a CDS encoding 6-carboxytetrahydropterin synthase, whose product is MFRVTREIDFCYGHRLLDYSGKCRHLHGHNGRAVIVIESESLDQRGMVLDFSDIKRVVSHWIDENLDHRMILRRDDPAAQALEKLGEPLYLIHENPTAENIAKLIFEFTRGQGFPIVEAHLWETPSCFATYRA